One window of the Pieris brassicae chromosome 4, ilPieBrab1.1, whole genome shotgun sequence genome contains the following:
- the LOC123708691 gene encoding chromodomain-helicase-DNA-binding protein 1-like yields MRKVSKSRTDDDVVSSTNGSGSLANDDQPEADQSGEQNESEESKQIDSIHEDDSEHNTSRSRSKSRKNKGGKDKKDETDEEIETKNNVNSDEDSKVFKETKKRTPKTKAKGKAKRGKTVTESNKEDDEEEYEVESIIDSKRIKGKLHYLIRWKGFSADSDSWEPHDTLSCPDIVSKYNEEKENPLKKGKRKSKKKESKVPAKRTKTSWDSEHADESAEYEVERILEVHRKKNGEREFLIHWKGWSNKFDSWEPEKNLNCPDLIKKFMDKVNAAQLIEGRSLRVAPETTNRFTLQAHSTGRRLSKRKGQRQRVRYDDAE; encoded by the exons ATGCGTAAAGTATCTAAAAGCAGAACAGATGATGATGTCGTTTCTTCAACGAACGGCTCCGGTTCGCTTGCTAACGACGATCAACCAGAAGCGGACCAATCAGGGGAGCAGAATGAAAGTGAGGAATCGAAACAAATTGATAGTATCCACGAAGACGACTCCGAACATAATACCAGTAGATCCAGAAGTAAATCCAGGAAAAATAAAGGTGGTAAAGATAAAAAAGACGAAACTGATGAagaaattgaaacaaaaaataacgttAATAGTGATGAGGATTCAAAAGTGTTCAAAGAAACGAAAAAAAGAACTCCAAAAACTAAGGCCAAAGGCAAAGCTAAAAGAGGAAAAACTGTTACAGAGTCAAATAAAGAAGATGATGAAGAAGAATATGAG GTTGAAAGTATAATAGATTCAAAAAGAATCAAAGGTAAGCTTCACTATTTGATACGATGGAAAGGATTCAGTGCAGATAGTGATTCTTGGGAGCCACATGACACATTGTCATGTCCTGAtattgttagtaaatataacGAAGAA AAAGAAAATCCTCTAAAGAAAGGGAAGAGGAAgtcaaaaaagaaagaaaGCAAGGTTCCAGCAAAAAGAACCAAAACAAGCTGGGACAGCGAACATGCAGATGAAAGTGCTGAGTATGAA gtgGAGCGCATATTAGAAGTCCATCGCAAGAAGAATGGCGAACGAGAGTTTCTCATCCATTGGAAAGGGTGGTCCAACAAATTTGACTCTTGGGAACcagagaaaaatttaaattgtccagatttaattaaaaaattcatggataaa GTAAATGCGGCGCAGTTGATTGAGGGGCGTAGTCTTCGAGTGGCGCCGGAGACCACTAACAGATTCACTCTTCAAGCACACTCTACGGGACGTCGTCTCAGCAAGCGTAAGGGGCAAAGGCAACG AGTGCGTTATGATGATGCTGAATGA